Proteins encoded within one genomic window of Halococcus salifodinae DSM 8989:
- a CDS encoding ABC transporter ATP-binding protein, whose protein sequence is MSMERTQQHDAIGASDPIIRMNDASVTYDDGESYVLDGVSLEIERGEVLGIVGESGSGKSMLASAMLDAVPNPGLLSGEIVHRSSDGTETDVLELSQSELRSMRWEEISMVFQGAMSSFNPTMKIRGHFVETLDAHDAEKGAGMERARELLSDLYLDPDRVLDSYPHELSGGMTQRALIALSLVLDPDLLVMDEPTAALDLLMQRSILQLLGDLREKYDLTMVFITHDLPLVAALADRLAVMYAFKLVEIADTREMITDAGHPYTRALLNSTPNLDAPLEEMRPIDGKSPAPINLPSGCAYHPRCPLATEQCREEVPGYHEVTEGHGAACFHWEEAIEEIPLNYADSLGDTAATGGGAADEQ, encoded by the coding sequence ATGTCGATGGAACGAACCCAACAACACGATGCCATCGGTGCGTCCGATCCGATCATCCGGATGAACGACGCGTCGGTGACTTACGACGACGGTGAATCGTACGTGCTCGACGGTGTCTCGCTCGAGATCGAACGGGGCGAGGTCCTCGGTATCGTCGGCGAGAGCGGTTCGGGGAAGTCGATGCTCGCGTCGGCGATGCTCGATGCGGTGCCGAACCCCGGACTCCTCTCGGGCGAGATCGTCCACCGATCGAGCGACGGGACCGAAACCGACGTCCTCGAACTCTCCCAGTCGGAGCTCCGCTCGATGCGGTGGGAGGAGATCTCGATGGTGTTCCAGGGCGCGATGAGCTCGTTCAACCCCACGATGAAGATCCGTGGCCACTTCGTAGAGACGCTCGACGCCCACGACGCCGAGAAGGGAGCGGGGATGGAGCGAGCGCGCGAGCTCCTCTCGGATCTCTACCTCGATCCCGATCGCGTGCTCGACTCGTACCCTCACGAACTCTCGGGTGGGATGACTCAGCGCGCGCTGATCGCGCTCTCGCTCGTGCTCGATCCCGACCTGCTGGTGATGGACGAGCCGACCGCCGCGCTCGATCTCCTGATGCAGCGCTCGATCCTGCAACTGCTGGGAGATCTGCGCGAGAAGTACGATCTCACGATGGTGTTCATCACCCACGACCTGCCGCTGGTCGCGGCGCTCGCCGACCGGCTCGCGGTGATGTACGCGTTCAAGCTGGTCGAGATCGCCGATACGCGCGAGATGATCACGGACGCTGGTCATCCCTACACGCGTGCACTCTTGAACTCGACGCCGAACCTCGACGCACCACTCGAAGAGATGCGACCGATCGACGGGAAGAGTCCGGCCCCGATCAACCTCCCGAGCGGCTGTGCGTACCATCCGCGGTGTCCGCTCGCGACCGAGCAGTGTCGCGAGGAGGTCCCTGGATACCACGAGGTTACAGAAGGACACGGCGCGGCGTGTTTCCACTGGGAGGAGGCGATTGAGGAGATCCCGCTGAACTACGCCGACTCGCTCGGAGACACCGCGGCGACTGGAGGGGGTGCTGCCGATGAGCAGTAA
- a CDS encoding ABC transporter permease yields MNYYVERTIRALLTVWLVITLTFGMIRLLPGGPLVQLRAELSRQGYSASRINALIENYQNVQPDQPLYVQYFDYVTSLLQGDLGQSITNPNSVASIIGDALPWTMFIMITSVVLIFAIAIVWGAVMAYREGSTFDVASSSVSILLGSMPFYVLAIGLVVLFSYKFQILPARYRTSPGVEAGLSVKFIVDALRHAALPIASLVITGAGLQALAMRGNSISVLGEDYVRVARLRGLSDRRISTRYVARNAILPMYTGFLTLIGFYFGGSPILEEVFTYPGIGYYLFQALENRDYPLMMGIFLVITIALVLSVYIADLTYGKIDPRIKSGESSETY; encoded by the coding sequence ATGAACTACTACGTCGAACGGACGATACGTGCACTGTTGACAGTATGGCTCGTCATCACGCTCACTTTCGGCATGATCCGGCTGCTCCCCGGTGGGCCGCTGGTACAACTCCGCGCGGAGTTGAGCCGACAGGGCTACTCGGCCTCGCGAATCAACGCCCTCATCGAGAACTACCAGAACGTCCAACCGGATCAGCCGTTGTACGTCCAGTACTTCGATTACGTCACGTCGCTCTTGCAGGGCGATCTCGGCCAGTCGATCACGAACCCCAATTCGGTCGCCTCTATCATCGGCGACGCGCTTCCGTGGACGATGTTCATCATGATCACGTCGGTGGTCCTCATCTTCGCCATCGCCATCGTCTGGGGGGCGGTCATGGCCTACCGAGAAGGTTCCACGTTCGACGTGGCATCGAGCAGCGTCTCGATCCTCCTCGGGTCGATGCCGTTCTACGTGCTTGCGATCGGCCTCGTCGTGCTCTTCTCGTACAAGTTCCAGATCCTGCCGGCCCGATATCGGACGAGTCCCGGGGTCGAGGCTGGTCTTTCCGTCAAGTTCATCGTTGACGCACTCCGCCACGCCGCCCTGCCGATCGCCTCGCTGGTCATCACTGGCGCGGGGCTCCAGGCGCTCGCGATGCGGGGTAACTCCATCTCGGTGCTCGGTGAGGACTACGTCCGGGTCGCCCGGCTGCGTGGTCTCTCCGACCGACGTATTTCGACGCGATACGTCGCGCGAAACGCCATCCTCCCGATGTACACCGGGTTCCTCACGCTGATCGGGTTTTACTTCGGTGGCTCGCCGATTCTCGAAGAGGTGTTCACCTACCCCGGCATCGGTTACTACCTGTTCCAGGCGCTCGAAAACCGGGACTACCCGCTGATGATGGGGATCTTCCTCGTCATCACGATCGCGCTGGTGCTCTCGGTGTACATCGCCGATCTCACGTACGGCAAGATCGATCCGCGGATCAAATCGGGTGAGTCCAGTGAAACCTACTGA
- a CDS encoding ABC transporter substrate-binding protein: MADDANSYSDIVSRRRFIEISGISGAAALAGCSGGDGSNNDSGGGGGGGGGGSGGNGSNGSEGGSSGSGGGSGNESGGGGGGQVYDTQHLTYTNQQPSNIQWNSSNTSGLAQISDDLLFDHFAKYNFAQSEFVPYAISEWNYGGDTFEMTIRDGLTWSNGDDVTSADIVTQLRLGLSLGLGFADYTESIEAVDDSTVRMNFGSEVNQQIVQFQVLSGNWVNQPKSVFGKFVEQINQNEEEGLRSLQEFTWTDPIASGPWSLGGTSQQQILLERRDDHPDSGNINFSEYACRFLDGNQAAQQALINQQIDSVFTLFTPPRIVNQMPDAIQQVQTPSAFGFGLVPNHNHRHAGDRAVRQAIQYVINRQQAVNNVSKPSKQPTPIPTGITPDTLEQYLGDAMDDFESYGMDSSQTEKATQVLEEAGYSKSGGTWQDSEGNTVSLPVMVPAGWSDWNTAAQTVADQLASFGFESAIDARQFGTLLGSTWPNGDFVLTAGGWLDGAPSGAYPYFSLRHQLVYNDRGYGYNYPASNQERGGSNADITVPARGGSGEMTVNPSDRIGELSQATEESTINEITVEQAWVANQDLPMIPVMEKLEQTFLTGGNEWNIPEEGAEISQVRWANTWLPRQGEMQYAGN, encoded by the coding sequence ATGGCAGACGACGCCAATAGTTACAGCGACATAGTGAGCCGACGCCGGTTCATCGAGATTTCCGGCATCTCCGGTGCCGCCGCACTTGCAGGTTGTTCTGGCGGCGACGGAAGCAACAACGACAGTGGTGGTGGTGGCGGCGGTGGCGGCGGTGGCAGTGGTGGCAACGGAAGCAACGGATCCGAGGGTGGCAGCAGTGGGAGCGGTGGCGGCAGCGGCAACGAAAGCGGTGGAGGTGGCGGCGGCCAAGTGTACGACACGCAGCATCTCACCTACACCAATCAGCAGCCGTCGAACATCCAGTGGAACTCCAGTAACACGTCGGGTCTCGCACAGATTTCGGACGATCTACTGTTCGACCACTTCGCCAAGTACAATTTCGCGCAGAGCGAGTTCGTGCCGTACGCCATCTCGGAGTGGAACTACGGCGGCGACACGTTCGAGATGACGATCCGCGACGGTCTCACGTGGTCGAACGGCGACGACGTGACGTCGGCCGACATCGTCACCCAACTTCGACTCGGGTTGAGTCTTGGCCTCGGGTTCGCGGACTACACCGAATCCATCGAAGCGGTCGACGACAGCACTGTCCGGATGAACTTCGGTTCGGAAGTCAACCAGCAGATCGTTCAGTTCCAGGTACTGAGCGGGAACTGGGTCAACCAGCCGAAAAGCGTCTTCGGCAAGTTCGTCGAACAGATCAACCAGAACGAGGAAGAAGGACTCAGGAGCCTCCAGGAGTTCACGTGGACCGATCCGATCGCCAGTGGCCCGTGGTCGCTTGGTGGCACCAGTCAACAGCAAATACTCCTCGAACGACGCGACGATCATCCGGACTCGGGGAACATCAACTTCAGCGAGTACGCCTGCCGGTTCCTCGACGGGAACCAGGCGGCCCAACAGGCGCTGATCAACCAGCAGATCGATTCGGTGTTCACCCTGTTCACCCCGCCACGGATCGTGAATCAGATGCCCGACGCGATCCAGCAGGTCCAGACGCCATCGGCGTTCGGCTTCGGACTGGTTCCGAACCACAACCATCGGCACGCCGGCGACCGCGCCGTTCGGCAGGCGATCCAGTACGTCATCAACCGACAGCAAGCCGTCAACAACGTCTCGAAACCCTCGAAGCAGCCGACGCCGATCCCGACCGGGATCACACCCGACACCCTCGAACAGTATCTCGGTGACGCGATGGATGACTTCGAGAGCTATGGGATGGACAGTTCACAGACAGAGAAGGCCACGCAGGTTCTCGAAGAGGCCGGCTACTCGAAATCAGGCGGTACGTGGCAGGATTCCGAGGGCAACACGGTCAGTCTTCCGGTCATGGTGCCTGCGGGGTGGAGTGACTGGAACACTGCCGCCCAGACCGTCGCCGACCAGCTCGCTTCGTTCGGCTTCGAGAGCGCCATCGACGCACGCCAGTTCGGCACGCTGCTCGGGAGCACGTGGCCGAACGGTGACTTCGTACTCACTGCAGGTGGGTGGCTCGACGGCGCGCCGTCCGGAGCGTACCCCTACTTCTCGCTGCGCCATCAGTTGGTCTACAACGATCGGGGCTACGGCTACAACTACCCCGCGTCCAACCAGGAACGAGGTGGCTCGAACGCCGACATCACCGTCCCTGCGCGAGGAGGGTCGGGCGAAATGACGGTCAATCCGTCCGACCGAATCGGCGAACTCTCCCAGGCCACCGAGGAGTCCACGATCAACGAGATCACCGTCGAGCAGGCGTGGGTTGCCAATCAGGACCTACCGATGATCCCGGTGATGGAGAAGCTCGAACAGACGTTCCTCACTGGCGGCAACGAGTGGAACATCCCCGAGGAAGGGGCTGAAATCTCACAGGTTCGGTGGGCCAACACGTGGCTCCCCCGACAAGGCGAGATGCAGTACGCTGGCAACTAA
- a CDS encoding ABC transporter permease, which produces MKPTESESVSGEFSFETTSSDVEVTWGERLRDFYEEFIYKPGLVAWNDRRTKIGGAILMVYVLMATVGAWFYRVPTSNQATRGLRPFEVWSAPLGSTASGEDILAMVIHATPSMLIMIATGGVFATGVAVLIGTVAGYKGGIVDRGLTSFSDVMMSIPGLPLVMVLAVVFSPTNPAVIGILITINYWAGLARAIRSQVLTLRENSYVEASRTMGASTPRILFKDIIPNLMPYVLVNFANAARYVVFTSVGLYYLGILPTSVANWGLQLNNAYKQAGALVGTGALYQLIVPMLAIMGIALALILLSQGLDRVFNPRVRTRLAGGSESTTSNEDETTASNEVMT; this is translated from the coding sequence GTGAAACCTACTGAATCCGAATCCGTCAGCGGCGAGTTCTCCTTCGAGACGACCAGCTCGGACGTCGAGGTCACGTGGGGCGAACGCCTTCGTGACTTCTACGAGGAGTTCATCTACAAGCCAGGTCTCGTCGCGTGGAACGACCGGCGAACCAAGATCGGCGGGGCCATTCTCATGGTGTACGTCCTGATGGCGACCGTTGGCGCGTGGTTCTACCGAGTGCCGACGTCGAACCAGGCCACCCGAGGCCTCCGCCCGTTCGAGGTGTGGAGCGCACCGCTCGGATCGACTGCATCGGGTGAGGACATCCTCGCGATGGTGATCCACGCCACACCCTCCATGCTGATCATGATCGCCACCGGCGGGGTGTTCGCCACCGGCGTTGCCGTCCTGATCGGGACCGTCGCCGGCTACAAGGGCGGCATCGTCGATCGAGGACTGACCTCGTTTTCGGACGTGATGATGTCGATCCCCGGTCTTCCGCTGGTGATGGTGCTCGCGGTGGTGTTCAGTCCGACAAATCCTGCAGTTATCGGCATTCTGATCACGATCAACTACTGGGCAGGGCTCGCACGGGCAATTCGGTCGCAGGTGCTCACGCTCCGGGAGAACTCCTACGTCGAAGCCTCGCGGACGATGGGTGCGAGCACGCCGCGGATCCTGTTCAAGGACATCATCCCGAACCTGATGCCGTACGTGTTGGTGAACTTCGCGAACGCCGCCCGCTATGTCGTGTTCACTTCGGTCGGGCTGTACTACCTCGGGATCCTCCCGACCTCGGTGGCGAACTGGGGACTCCAGCTCAACAACGCCTACAAGCAGGCTGGAGCGCTCGTCGGCACCGGCGCGCTCTACCAGCTGATCGTCCCGATGCTCGCGATCATGGGGATCGCGCTGGCGCTCATCCTGCTGTCCCAGGGGCTCGACCGGGTGTTCAACCCCCGAGTCCGGACGCGGCTTGCGGGCGGGTCCGAATCAACCACGAGTAACGAGGACGAAACGACCGCAAGCAACGAGGTGATGACCTGA
- a CDS encoding oligopeptide/dipeptide ABC transporter ATP-binding protein yields MSSNDDTAGSEPVLSLSDVEVHFENRPGLLDFGDETETVRAVDGVSFDLEERDVLSLVGESGCGKTTLGKTSIGLQRPTGGSVKYRGHDIWDVRDGNSDADITWDEIRQSLQIIHQDPGSSLNPNRRLVSILSEPLRLTGADLSRGERRERIYGLLEHVGMTPASDFADRYPHELSGGEKQRVALCRALLMNPDVILADEAISALDVSLRVEMMDLMLDLQEEFDTSYVFISHDLSNARYFTQHGDGKIGVMYLGELAEIGPAEDMVNDPHHPYTNVLRWATPDLSLREAGEPPMRKIDIPDPVNPPSGCRFHTRCPEAREACWQASPPDYQHDGQRVACFREDEDHEYWDSPELTD; encoded by the coding sequence ATGAGCAGTAACGACGACACTGCGGGCTCGGAGCCAGTGCTCTCGCTGTCCGACGTGGAGGTCCACTTCGAGAACCGACCCGGTCTGCTCGATTTCGGTGACGAGACGGAAACCGTGCGGGCTGTCGACGGCGTGAGCTTCGATCTCGAAGAGCGCGACGTGCTCTCGCTGGTCGGCGAGTCGGGCTGTGGGAAGACCACGCTCGGCAAGACCTCGATCGGGCTCCAGCGCCCGACCGGCGGTAGCGTGAAATATCGTGGTCACGACATCTGGGACGTTCGAGACGGCAACAGCGACGCCGACATCACGTGGGACGAGATCCGCCAGTCACTCCAGATCATCCACCAGGATCCCGGGAGTTCGCTCAATCCGAACCGTCGCCTGGTCTCGATCCTCTCGGAGCCGCTCCGGCTGACGGGTGCGGACCTCAGCCGCGGGGAGCGCCGCGAGCGCATCTACGGGCTCCTCGAACACGTCGGGATGACACCGGCCTCCGATTTCGCCGATCGGTACCCCCACGAGCTCTCGGGCGGGGAGAAACAGCGCGTCGCGCTGTGTCGCGCACTCCTCATGAACCCCGACGTGATCCTCGCCGACGAGGCGATCAGTGCACTCGACGTCTCGCTGCGGGTGGAGATGATGGATCTCATGCTCGATCTCCAAGAGGAGTTCGACACCTCCTACGTGTTCATCAGCCACGACCTCTCGAACGCACGGTACTTCACCCAACACGGCGACGGCAAGATCGGTGTGATGTACCTCGGCGAGCTCGCCGAGATCGGTCCCGCCGAGGACATGGTGAACGACCCACACCACCCATACACCAACGTGTTACGGTGGGCGACGCCGGATCTCTCGCTCCGAGAGGCGGGCGAGCCGCCGATGCGGAAGATCGACATCCCGGATCCGGTGAACCCGCCGTCGGGCTGTCGGTTCCACACCCGGTGTCCGGAGGCCCGCGAGGCCTGTTGGCAGGCATCGCCGCCGGACTACCAGCACGACGGCCAGCGAGTAGCGTGCTTCCGCGAGGACGAGGATCACGAATACTGGGATAGTCCGGAACTCACCGACTGA